Proteins encoded together in one Vitis vinifera cultivar Pinot Noir 40024 chromosome 4, ASM3070453v1 window:
- the LOC100241941 gene encoding putative F-box protein PP2-B12, with translation MYGRPQPPSKALYIKKRGFPMEEQKDCSEIRSEQMEESTGKSRFTSLPLECVTEIISRTSPPDASRMSVVSTDLRFAADSDAVWEGFLPKDFQSIIAGAAGSSRAEVQSKKELYLRLSDEPILIEGGLKSFSIEKRSGKKCYMIAARALTIEWGDTPMYWKWISLPQSRFKEVAELISVCWFEIRGRINTCLLCLKTNYAAYLVFNSTTETYGFEYHPVEVSIGIIGGRISTQSVYLNPSKTQTRRFPVVPRRIGRFNRGLTQLMGLQASVPAGGNCQHPKKREDGWLEIELGEFFNEGGDEELEMSVLEVKAGNWKCGLIIQGIEIRPKDRA, from the exons ATGTACGGGCGCCCTCAACCGCCCAGCAAAGCCctatatattaagaaaagagGTTTTCCTATGGAAGAACAGAAAGATTGCAGTGAAATTAGATCGGAGCAAATGGAAGAAAGCACGGGGAAATCTAGGTTCACTTCCTTGCCCTTAGAGTGTGTTACCGAGATCATCTCTCGGACGAGCCCTCCCGACGCCTCTAGGATGTCGGTGGTGTCCACGGATCTGCGTTTCGCCGCGGATTCCGACGCCGTTTGGGAGGGGTTCCTGCCGAAGGACTTCCAAAGCATCATCGCCGGCGCTGCTGGGTCGTCGCGGGCGGAGGTACAGTCGAAGAAGGAGCTGTACTTGCGCCTCTCCGACGAGCCTATCCTCATCGAAGGTGGCCTTAAG AGTTTTTCAATAGAGAAACGTAGTGGGAAGAAATGTTACATGATAGCTGCAAGAGCTCTTACAATAGAATGGGGTGATACACCTATGTATTGGAAATGGATTTCTCTACCACAGTCCAG GTTCAAAGAGGTGGCAGAACTCATCAGTGTATGTTGGTTTGAAATTCGTGGTAGGATAAATACTTGTTTGTTATGCTTGAAGACAAACTATGCAGCTTATCTTGTATTCAATTCTACAACAGAAACCTATGGATTTGAATACCATCCTGTGGAAGTTTCAATAGGAATTATTGGGGGCAGAATATCTACTCAATCTGTGTATCTAAATCCTAGTAAAACGCAGACGCGACGATTTCCAGTTGTACCAAGGCGTATTGGGCGTTTTAATCGTGGTTTAACTCAATTGATGGGGTTGCAAGCTTCCGTGCCTGCAGGTGGTAATTGTCAACAtccaaagaaaagagaagatgggTGGTTAGAGATTGAATTAGGTGAGTTTTTTAATGAGGGAGGAGATGAAGAGTTAGAGATGAGTGTCTTAGAAGTGAAAGCTGGTAATTGGAAGTGTGGCTTGATCATTCAAGGGATTGAAATTAGGCCAAAGGATCGAGCATAA